Genomic segment of Arthrobacter antioxidans:
GAAGCCCACGACCACCAGTGGCACGAGGATCCCGACGGTCCGGCGCGACGCCTCGAGGGTCACGAGAATGGCTATCACGCCCATGGCAAGGTCGAGGTAGGTGGGTGTGATCGCCCGCCGGAAGAAGCCGTCCCAGTCGGAGATGATGTACAGGAACGGCACCAGGGCCACGATCGCGAGAACCCAGTCAGCGATGCCCGGGTTGTCCCCCGACCTCTTCGCCTTGGAGGATTCCGACCGTCCCCAGCCCCGGTAGACGAGGAAGGTCAGGGACAGGCCGATCCCGAGGAACAGCGGGAGGTAGAACTGCGTGGCCATGGGGTTGAAGACCCAGTAGAGGGCCAGGAGCGAAAGCCCTGCACCGGCGATCTTGATCAGCAGGCCAGGGGTCCCGCTGAGGTGCCGCGCCGGCTTCTCCGCCTCGTACTCGGCGATCAGTGCTTCTTCGTCGATGTACTCCTCGCGCTCCAGCGGGCTGACCGGTTCGTCCTCCTTCGCCCTCGCAAGGTCCGTCTGCTCGCGCGGCGTGGATGCCTTGTGCCTGGGGGCAGAGCCGTTTGCAGGCGCCTTCACGGCGCCATTGCCGTCTGGTCGCTCGGTCATGGTGTCTCCTCGAGGTGTAACTCAACGAACGGGTTGTCGTCTTCAACTAGGCTCCACAGTTCAAGCGGCGGAGCGCCTTGCACGTGCAGGGTGCGTTGTCCGAGGTCGGTCGCCGCGATCGAGAGCTCCTCGAACACCGCGGGACGCGCCGGGTCCGGCTCCACCACCCACTCCCGGCGATCGGCGTCGCCGGCAGCTGACGGGGCTCCGGGAACTGCGTAGTACTCCTCGAGTACCGCGAGCTGGTCGGCTGCGATCTGGTCCAGGACGAAAGTGCCGTCGGGTGCGAGGGTGTAGCGTTCCTCGGCCCGGGTGCCGTACAGCGAATTGCGGTAGCTCACGGAGAAGCTGGTCCCGGCAAGCGGGACACTCGCCAGCTCGCCGTCGTCGTTGGTGATGCTGATGAAGACGTCCGGCTGGCCGGACGAATTCACGAACCCCAGACCCCCGAGAATGCCGAGGCATGCAAGGGGGACGACGACGGCGGCCGGCGTGCGCATGGCCTAGCCCGCGGCCTCGTCGAAGTAGGTCTGAGCGCCTGGGCAGGTCTCGATGTAGGAGATGTCGCCTGCGGTGGCGGCATCGAGTTCCTCGGCCGCGGGGTGGACCTGGATGAGGGCCTCCTCGTTCTCGAAGATCGTCCGGGTGATGTCCTCCTGGAGCTGTTCGTCCATCGAAGGGCTGGCCACCAGCAGGTTCGGGGAGGCGATGGCGGGAACGGCCTCGGTCTGGCCTTCGTAGGTGTTCGCGGGGATGTCCTCTGCGACGTAGTAATCGCCGAACTCGGAGGCCAGTGGCTCGGCGTATTCGCCGATGGGAACCAGCACCATGTCGCCGTCGCTCGCGAGGTCGATGAGCGCGCCCGTGGGAAGCCCGCCGGACCAGAATCCGGCGTCGATGGTGCCGTCCCGCAGCGCAGCGACGGTTTCGGCGGCGCCGAGCTGGCGGCGTTCCACTCCGGTCTCGGGGTCGATGCCGGCCGCCTCGAGGATACGCAGCGCTGCGACCTCGGTGGCGGAACCGGGCGCCCCGACGGAAACGACTTTCCCTGCCATGTCCTCGACGGACTGGATTCCGGCTCCGTCGACGCTGACGGCCTGCATGAAGTTGTTGTAGATGTTGCCGAGTGAGCAGATCTCGATCGCGTTGCCTTCGAATTCGCCGACGCCTTCCACCGCGTCGGAGACCACGTCGCCCACGGAGAAGGCGAGCTGGGCCGAGCCGTTCTGGATGAGGAGCATATTGTCCACGGAGGCGTTGGTTTCCTGCACCGTCGCGTCATAGCCTTCGATGTTGTCGCGGATCACCGTGGCGAAGCCGCCGCCCAGGGGGTAGTAGACGCCGCCGGTGCCGCCGGTCGCGATGGAGAGTGATCCTCCTTCACCGGAGTCGGCTCCGCCTCCTCCGCCGCTGGAGCTGGGCTCGGGGCTGCCGCAGGCCGAAAGGAACAGGGCGGGGGCGATGAGTGCCGCCGCGCAAAGACGCTTCCGGCTTCGTTGTTTCGTAGTCAAGGCTGTTCTCCTTTGTCGTTGATGATTGCTGGCTGGGTAGGGGGGACGGGGGGCGGGACGGTGCCGGATCGAGGGCCGGGCGCGGGGACGTCTCCGGCGGCGAGCAGCCCGGCGAGCATCCGGTAGTAGCCGATGAGCAGCGAGAGCTCGGCCACCCCCGGGTGCCCGATGTGCCCGAGGACCCGGGCATGGACCTCGTCGTCGACGGAGGTGCCTCGGAGAAGCGCCCGGGTGAAGTCGAGTGCGGCGCGTTCGGTGGCGGAGAGGGTGGGCGGCACGCTGCCGTTCTGGAGGTGTTCCAGCTCGGTCTCGTCGATGCCGACTGTCGCCGCCACCCGGCTGTGGGCATACCACTCGTACGCCGAGTCGAGCTCTGCGGAAATCGCGCAGATGATCAGTTCGCGCAGCCGCCCGTCGAGGGTCCCGCCGAAGCGCAGCACCGCACCGAGCGCCTGGACGGCGTCGCCGATCGCGGGGGCGAAGAGCATCGCGTTGAATGGGCCCGCCAGGGCGCCGTCGTCGTAGATCATCGTGAACGCGCCGTTGCCGCGCGGAGGTCCCGCGATGGAGTCGTAGACAGCGCGCTGTTCGTCGGAGAGTTCGGCTGGGGTCAGCAGTGGAAACCGCCCTGCGGCCTGGGGCCTGGCGCTTTCGGTGGTATCAGACAAGAGTCCGCCCCCCGTCCACATAGAGAACGTGCCCGGTGACGAAGGCTGCCTGCCGTGATGCGAGGTAGAGCACGGGGCCGGTGAGGTCGTCGACGGTACCCAACCGGCCGGCCGGAACCATGCCCGTATAGTGCTCGCGGACGCCCGGACGGCCAAGATGAGCGCTGGTCAGGGCCGTATCGACGTAGCCCGGGGCGATCGCATTGACCGTCACCCCGCTGGCCGCCCATTCACGCGCCATGACCCGGATGAGCTGGTTCAATCCCCCCTTGCTCGCGGCATACGGCCCATGGTCGGGATGGGCGAGCAGGCTCGATACGGAGGAGCAGTAGATCTGCCGGCCGTACCGGGCGTCGACCATGACCCGGCCGGCTGCACGACCGAGGCGGAAAGCACTGGACAGGTTGACGGCAATGATCTTGTCCCAGTCCTCGTCCGTGGTGTCGAGCATGGGTACCCGGTTGTTGATGCCGACCGCGTGGACGAGGATATCGAGGCCACCGAGTTCCGTCTGAGCGGCGTGGACTGCCTGCTCACAGCCGCTCGTGGTCGTCAGGTCGGCGGCAACGGTGCCAGCGGTACCGGCGAAGTCCGCCAGACGTTCCGCACTCTGATCCGCGACGACCAGACGCGCGCCGGCCTCGAGGAAGGCCTCCGTGCAGGCGGCGCCAATGCCGCCGGCACCGGCCACCAGCACGCGCTGATCCTTCAAACCAAGCCAGTCAGCCAAAGGAAGCATCTCCGATTCATTGGGCAGAAAGCGTGGGCACCTGGTGGTGCCGAGGTCCTTCGGTGCACCTCTCTGGAGACTGTATACAATTTTTCGACAGGATGTAACCCACATCACAAAACTTGTTCAGCAGGCTTCCTTCCGTCAGCCCTCTCGCACGGACTCGGCTTCCAGGAAGGTTCGCAGGGCCTGCACAGCGTGCTCGCGGTGCTCATCGAGCAGGAGGATGAGCTTCTCGGCGTCCCGTTCTGCGAAGGCGTCGATCATCAGGGCATGTTCATGCTCTACACGTGAGCGGTTCGAAGCCGATCCGTAGTAGACGAATCTGTAGGCATCGGTGGCGTCCCACAGGATCTTGATGATCCGTTCCAGACGCGGCATCCCGGCTGCCTCTACAAGCACGAAATGGAACCGCCGGTTCGCCTCGGTCATCTTCAGCAGGTCCCCCTCGGCGCTCGCTGTCTCGACGTCCCGGGCAGCAGCCTTGAGATCGTTTAGAACGGTGCTGCTGAGATCCCTCACCAGCGCGACCCGCGTCGCCTCTCCTTCGAGGAGCTGCCGGATCCGATACACCTCCAGCAGGTCTGTGAGGGAGAGGGTTGCGACCCTATGCCCGCGGTGGGGTTCGTAGAGGACCTGCCCCTCGGACTCGAGGGTCTTGAGAGCCTCACGGAGGGGGACCCGGCTCACGCCGAAACGTTCCGCGAGTGCGTCCTGGCGGAGCGGCTGTCCGGGCAGGAACTCCCCGGCGATAATCGCGCGTCGGAGCTCCGCGAGCACGAAGGCCTGTGCAGTCGGTGGACGTTTGGAACTCCCCGTGGCGCTGCTCGTCACGAAGCCGGCCCACCCAGTTCAGTGCTCATCGTCAGAAGTCTAGCCGGGGCGTCATCGGGCCTCGTCGCGGTGGTTCCGGGCCGGCTGGGAATGCAGGTGATGGGTATGTGTGCTGGACGTCTGGTCCACTCCTGACCCCTGAGGATGAACCTTGCGGCGGGACCGCCGGCCTTCCCGCCGGGCCCGTCCTGGCATAGCCATCCGGGAGAAGATGTAGCCATGGACAACGATGTATTGCAGCCTTCGATGATCGCGCGGCTCCTGGAGGAGATCTCGTGGGAGAAGGCCGTCAAGTACCGAGCCGGCGGCCGCGGCATGGAGAACGTGCTCACGGCAGAGGTGCTGATGGGGTTGGACCTCCTGCCGAGGGACCAGTTCTTCGGGCAGGTCATCCGGTCCGGCTCGGGTGCAGCCGCTACCCGAGCACTCCTGGCTGATCAGGCGGAATCGGCCGTGATGTCGTTGCTGCCCGGCGACATGTCGGTGAATGCGGCGGGGGCCGCAGGGCGGAAGTTCATCGTCCAGCCGGATGCGATCATCACGACGCCTGACGTCTTTACATTCGTCGAGGCGAAGCGCATCAGGACGAGCTCGTTCCAGCCCGAGCAGCTCGCGCGGGAGTACGTCGCGGTCATGAGCAATGCGGGGGAGAGGATCCCTCTTCTCTTCCTCCTCGGCGTCGAACCGCCTGTGTCGGTGCAGGGGCTGGGCAAGCTGTCGATCCTGGAAGCGATACGAACGCATCTTCCCGCTGTCCTGCTCAGAGCGGGTGATATCGGAATCGACGAAGCGGAGCTGCTTGGGAGAATCGACGACGTCCTCTGCTGGATCTCCTGGGACGGTCTTGCTGCCACTGTCGCTTTTCAATTGGCCGCATTCTCCTGTGGCGATTCAAGCACCGATGCGGCAATCGGGCGCATCGGGCAGCAGGTGATGAGTGCAATCGAGTGGCATTCGTAGCCAAGGAACCCAGCGAACCGCCGTCCTGCTCCACTGGTGGCCCGAATGTCGCGCCTTCGAACCAGTCACAACGTTGGGATTAAGGCCGCTTTGCCTGACTGTAAGTCACGACACGAGTGCGCTCGAAGCTTTAGGACTGAACAGCGGCCTAGAACGGGCCGGGATCCAAGCATCGTGCTGCTGTGGATTTACTCAAGATGAGCTTGAGCAGCCAAGCGGTAAATCGCGGCCAGATACTCCGCTAAGGCCGTTCGGCAGGTAACTGGGTCGTAGGCCTGGGGCCGGGCCTAGGGAGCAAAGGCTAGGTCCAGCACCGGTCCGCTTCGTCCCAATTGTTTAACGACCCGATCACGTCTGCAGCGGCCACAAGTAATCTGCCTGTCGGCACGGCTGTGGCCGCGTGGTGCGCGTCAATAGGCTATCGCGCATTGGCCGCGGGCATTTAGGAAAATAGCTCATGTCCTCAGACATGGCCGGTACCTCATCACGCTTTTGGCTCGACGATGATATTAAGCCTCAGCAGATCACGCGTACAACGGCTGGCCGGCCGCCTTCCGGTGGCTGGCCAGCCGCTCTTTTGCCACTCAACATGCCGAGTAGGTCATCGGCGGATATTGTTTGCGAAAATGCATATTTGAAAACTTGAACGTTGTGACGGTATTCTAGACCGCTGCGGTTTCATAGTCATCGTCGGGGTCTGTTACCAGTGCAGTTGGCAACGGCAGCCCATATTTTTCGCAAAGGAATCGTGTCTGACAGTACCGCTGAGCGTCGGCGGCCACATTGCCGAGTACTGCAGCATTCATGCCTGCCCCAATGAGGACGCCAACGAACGGTACGACTTTCGCGACGTTCTGAACTGGGACCCTTGCGCCAGCTGGCCCCAACTGTTGCATCAACTTCTCGAGAGCGGCGAGCAGGCGGTGGTCCGCGCGGAGCTTGGGTGACCAATTTACTCGCCCCTTGGCCGCCCCTGCAGCGCGCGCGACATCTCTTAGTGGCTCGACTTTTGCTGCTTGAGTCATGAACGATCGGCGTACGAGGCGTTGAATGAAAATCTGCTCCTCCGGATCCTTGGCGTCGTAGCCGTAGGAGTATGCGATACGCGTTGCAATCGAGACGCTCAGAACTTGAATGACCAGCATGTCCGCTGTCATCGCGATAGGGATGCCAGCGACAGGGACCAAAGCCAAGAGCCCCATGGCCCCACCTTCGAGCGCACCAGCCGTCCGCCACCTAAGGGTGTTCAGGGCCAGTAGCCGATCACAGACCTTCATATCCTGCTGCCGTAATGCAACAAACGAGTCGATATTTAGGCCGCGCTTACGTGCGAGTTTCTCGACGCTCGTCGGGTCATTGAGCTCGCGGGCCCAGTCATTCACCAGTTCTAGTAGTGCCGTTGCACCTTCAAGTGCCGGTCGCCCTGCCCTGGTTGCGACGGCTTCACCTGCGCGATAGACAGGTCGAGTGACAGCCCCTGGCAGCGCACCTGCGACGCGGCTTGCAGCGCTGCCTGCCACTTCGCCAGTGCGACTCAACGCTGTACTTGCCCAGTTCGGTAGACCGCGGCGATTATTACGGCGCTGC
This window contains:
- a CDS encoding EcsC family protein; translation: MSNYTDPLFDGIISMSTYERQVWNTLDMHWQRRNNRRGLPNWASTALSRTGEVAGSAASRVAGALPGAVTRPVYRAGEAVATRAGRPALEGATALLELVNDWARELNDPTSVEKLARKRGLNIDSFVALRQQDMKVCDRLLALNTLRWRTAGALEGGAMGLLALVPVAGIPIAMTADMLVIQVLSVSIATRIAYSYGYDAKDPEEQIFIQRLVRRSFMTQAAKVEPLRDVARAAGAAKGRVNWSPKLRADHRLLAALEKLMQQLGPAGARVPVQNVAKVVPFVGVLIGAGMNAAVLGNVAADAQRYCQTRFLCEKYGLPLPTALVTDPDDDYETAAV
- a CDS encoding SDR family NAD(P)-dependent oxidoreductase — its product is MLPLADWLGLKDQRVLVAGAGGIGAACTEAFLEAGARLVVADQSAERLADFAGTAGTVAADLTTTSGCEQAVHAAQTELGGLDILVHAVGINNRVPMLDTTDEDWDKIIAVNLSSAFRLGRAAGRVMVDARYGRQIYCSSVSSLLAHPDHGPYAASKGGLNQLIRVMAREWAASGVTVNAIAPGYVDTALTSAHLGRPGVREHYTGMVPAGRLGTVDDLTGPVLYLASRQAAFVTGHVLYVDGGRTLV
- a CDS encoding GntR family transcriptional regulator, whose translation is MTSSATGSSKRPPTAQAFVLAELRRAIIAGEFLPGQPLRQDALAERFGVSRVPLREALKTLESEGQVLYEPHRGHRVATLSLTDLLEVYRIRQLLEGEATRVALVRDLSSTVLNDLKAAARDVETASAEGDLLKMTEANRRFHFVLVEAAGMPRLERIIKILWDATDAYRFVYYGSASNRSRVEHEHALMIDAFAERDAEKLILLLDEHREHAVQALRTFLEAESVREG
- a CDS encoding carboxymuconolactone decarboxylase family protein translates to MSDTTESARPQAAGRFPLLTPAELSDEQRAVYDSIAGPPRGNGAFTMIYDDGALAGPFNAMLFAPAIGDAVQALGAVLRFGGTLDGRLRELIICAISAELDSAYEWYAHSRVAATVGIDETELEHLQNGSVPPTLSATERAALDFTRALLRGTSVDDEVHARVLGHIGHPGVAELSLLIGYYRMLAGLLAAGDVPAPGPRSGTVPPPVPPTQPAIINDKGEQP
- a CDS encoding TAXI family TRAP transporter solute-binding subunit: MTTKQRSRKRLCAAALIAPALFLSACGSPEPSSSGGGGGADSGEGGSLSIATGGTGGVYYPLGGGFATVIRDNIEGYDATVQETNASVDNMLLIQNGSAQLAFSVGDVVSDAVEGVGEFEGNAIEICSLGNIYNNFMQAVSVDGAGIQSVEDMAGKVVSVGAPGSATEVAALRILEAAGIDPETGVERRQLGAAETVAALRDGTIDAGFWSGGLPTGALIDLASDGDMVLVPIGEYAEPLASEFGDYYVAEDIPANTYEGQTEAVPAIASPNLLVASPSMDEQLQEDITRTIFENEEALIQVHPAAEELDAATAGDISYIETCPGAQTYFDEAAG